AAGGAGCATAAAAAGTTCCCCACCAGAGTAGTAGTCGGTAATAAGACATATATGTGTCTTGGTCTGCAACATATATATGGCAATATTGAGATGCTAGAAATCAGAATATCATCCACAAAAGCAGAATAAAGGCGAGGAGGATAAATATTAACAAGTCGAGTATCATGATAGCATACTAGACAATTTATTTCTGCAACGAACCTGAAATGATGCATACAATGTGGGAAGGAATGGGTGGTCCAACATATCAAGGATTTGTCGTTCAGCGGTAGCTCTATGGACCTAGAGGTATTAGAGAGACAGATACATGAAGCAAAGCAACAATTAAAGATAGCAGTAACAAAATTCATGTGTGATGAAATTTGTTACTCCTACCTTGTTTCGGTTAAGCATCACACTTTTATCCATAGCTTTCATGGCAAAGTATTCACCTGTGCCAAGCAACTCAACCAAGTGGACACTGCAATTCAAAAATAATGCACATGTGTACTGTTTAAAACCATAACTAGGAAACTGTTTTAATATTACTGAAACCAAAATAAAGAAATACTTACCTGCCAGTGTCACCAGATCCTAAAGGTTTTACTGGCCTGAAATGTTTCAAATCAATGCTTTCACCACTCTCAAGAACCTACAAGAAATAATAGCAGGATCCATCTGGGAGATTTCAAAAATGGTGTGCGTACTCCAATGATCTTTTGATTAGGCATATATACTGCAGAGACTACTAAATTCTACAGCAGAATGCATGCCAGTACCTCTCTCAAGTGTCTCTATGACTGTTCCCTTTCATCCAGTAGCCTTACAAATGGCAAGAAAGTAGCTATATGTATAGGCGTATAGCATACCTTTTGGATGGCTCTCCATGATGCAGTATCCTTCATATGTGGTTTCGGCAAGACTGGTTTTGAGTGATTAGCCCATAGATCCTCCGGTCTCTAATATGACCATAAAATGCCTTTAGAAGTGCCCAACCATACTTAGTTTTATTAACAAAATGAGTATTTATTTAGTCTGACCAAATTAGCATCAGGAAGTTCCTTTGCAGCCTCGTCAATATTGTCTGCAGTGTTCTTAATCTGGTAAATGAACAATTCAGGTTAATGTATAAGACAACTATGCTTTTGGACAAGGAAATTTAGAAATTAAGGTACCCAAAATTTAGTGGTGAAAATTATTTTCTACAAACTAAAACAAAAGGCAGGCCATTTAAGGAGCGAGGGAAGTCACCAGAACATGAATTAACTGACCTAAAGGATGCCAACTATGAACATTTTGGGATGTCATAATACCACAAGTTTACTAGTACCAGTGTTGACCACCAGGGTTTAAGATATCTAAATACTTAATAGATTCTAGATGGTGCTAAATGCTTAATAAATATTGCAAGCACGCACTACAGAAGGCTTGCTTTGATAACATATTAGCTACCGCGGATATAGCTGATATTTTCatcattttttccttttcctggtACTTGTGATAGCTGTTAAATATATGTATGTGCTGTGTGCATGTAGGCCCATAGGTGTTGTCACGCCTGGGCTAAGGCCGTCTCCTTGCCATGGCCTGTTGATTAGGATAGGCACCATATCCCTGAGATCTGTTCTGATTCTATAAACCGATCTCAGGGTTGCCTATATATACTTGTACCCTTGTTTaacctaatcaatctattatctcACGCAATCACAATTGCtctcatggtatcacgagtccgggTCCTCCTGTTGATTAGGATAGGCACCAAATCCTTGAGATCTGTTCATCTGATTCTATAAACCGATCTTAGGGTTGCCTATATATACTTGTACCCTTGTTTaacctaatcaatctattatctcACGCAATCACAATTGCTCTCAATAGTGAGCACAGATATGCTAGTCTTCAGTAAAGTAGATACAAACCAGCATGGCGCCATCTTTTGCAGCAGCATCTCGAACACGTTCAGTTCCATCTAACTGAACCCCAATGAAGTACTGAACATCACCCTGTTCAACAATCAAATATGATACATCTCAAATCTCAAGTGAAAAAGTTGCAAACAAAAATCTGGAGGAAAGTATCCCCATGGCCCACATTGTAGTACCTTCTGATCACGCATTGGTTGCAAGTGAAAGAGGTTCCAGAATTTTTTGCCTGTTCAAGTGATAAATAAACACATGCAAATTTAGTTGAACTCATaaccatataaaaaaaatatttgggaATGAACATAAATTGCATCATGATCTTACACACCGCTCTTTGTATAATTTATTAACTGAACGGTGACCTCTGTTTGGTTATCTATGGCATCTCTTATTTTCTTTACTGTCCCACGGTCAGTTTCAGGTCCTTGAAGAAACCTGCAAGAGAAATATAGGTCAATGCATTCATTAGCCACTACAAATGCAGAACAAACAACAGTTTGGAGATTTTGCCACTGTGCCTAACTATGATTAAATAGTGCATGAAAAATTACAAGGGGAAGGGAGGTAGCATACAGGCCTCCTTACTTCCTAATATGTAGTTTCTAAACAGTTGAAAGGTCATCATTTTACCTGCAGTTTCTTCCCAATATTTCTTCACGGCTATACTCTGTCAATTGCAAAAAGCTATCCGACGCAAATATCTGTAACATGGACCAAACAATGGATATAGTTTTATGGGAAGTTGATATATATGTCAATAGAAAGAAGAATGGTGTCAGCAGCAGAAGAGATCCGAGTTGTTGTCTTACAATTGGATTATCAGGTAACCTCGGATCGGTGATGACAAAATTCTTTTCAATACGTTCAAGTGTAGTAGCCAAGTCTATACCCCTTCTCATTTCTTTCCTCCTGAAATCGTCATCAAAGCTTTCAGGTCTTTCATCATCACTGTCAACTAGCGGATCATCTCTTGGTTTCAGCATGTTCTTCTCTACATTTCCATGGCCCATACCAAGAAAACTGCACAGAAAAATTAAATGTGAACAAATGCAAGGAACACAAGGAAACTATGAAATCAAATGCTGTGACAGTGTGACTATGTCATATGAGTTATTTGTTATCATACCCCATAAATGAACGCAAGCCAGATTTTCTAGTTTTATTCCCTCCTTCAGGCACTTCACTAATTTTCTGCAGAGAGCTTCTGATTCCACTTCGAGAGTTGCGGCGAGATCCACTTTCAGAGCTTCTCTTGCCAGGAACTTGGGTTGAAAACACACCTTCTGATTCCTGCGATTTTCTTTTAAAGGTGCTATTTCTTGATTCTGACAAGGAGCGTGGATTCTTGAGGGCAAAAAGAAGCTCAGAGACAGAGCTGCGGGCCTGATCCTTCTGTCTTGCTGCAGTGAATATTATTATTCTTTTTCATTCAGCTTGATAGCAACTTGAATTTGTGAAAGATACATACATAGACTTACAGCTGGTATGGAAAAAACTTAAATTTGGAAATGTCAACTAACAAATTAACTAGTAGTAGTACCATCATATTTGATTAGTGATTCTGGCAATCCATTCGGGCGAACTGCTGTATCCTTGGTCCCTTCAGTGTACTTACTCACTTCCACTTGCATCCTGTGATATGGTGACGTTAGAATGAGAAGATGATTTTTTTCCCTCCAATACAGTCAAGGGTACATTGGAGTACTGTTGGATGATGAAGTGGCATAATAATAGATAATGATATGATGAGAAAGCGCTGACCCGATGAACTTGAGGACCCTGCCATCCTCATCCTTGATGGGGGCAACGGTCAAGAGGTTCCAGAATGGCGTGCCGTCCTTCTTGTAGTTGAGAACACGGCCGCAGTAGTTTGAGCCAGCTGCGAGCGCGTGCCTGATCTTTGCGATCTCTGCAGGGTCCGTCCCGGAGCCCTGAAGGAAGCGGCTGTATGCAGATGCAGTTTCCTTATTAATTACTCCTCCTAATTGATaacaataacaataataataatggGAAGGGAAATTAATGCAGGAGCgggaggcgaagaagaagaagagaagacgGACCAGTTCCTTCCGACGACCTCGTTGGATGAGTAGCCGGTCATGTTGAAGAATCCGGCGCTGGCGTAAAGGATGGGGTGGTCGGGGCGGGTGGCGTCCGACACCACGAAGGTCTGCTGGAAGGCGGAGAGAGCGGCGCGGAGCTCCTCCGAAACCCGGGGGAGGGTCCTGGGGATGCCGTCGAGGGAGTCGCTGGTGCGGGTACTAGCAGAAGCAGAGCCGCCGGAGGGTCGGGCGGTGACGCCCTGAGGGCGGCCGGTGTGGTCGTCGGTCTGGAGGACGAGGCCCCACTCGGCGGCCCTCTGCGCGGCCCGGCCCACGGCAGCAGCATCATCCGCCGCTGGGGGCGGCAGGAGGAATGGGGAGGTGGGCTTCGCCGGCCGGatggaagcggcggcggaggcggaggcggcgttggGATTGAAGACCTCGAGGGACCCACGGGAGTCGCGCGGAAGTCCTGCATCAGTTAGCCACGTCATCACTCGCTTCTTCAGTCCACGCAAAACTTGCTAAAATTAAGGAAAATACTCTGCTTGTTCACCGGATCCCAAACTTAAGACAGCTGCACTGACGCTGTCTCCTCCTCCACTGACACGTAATTTTCAGACAACCTATCAGATAACCACTACAGTAATTTATTTTTAGTTGGTTTGAGGTAATCCTCCGTTGACAACACGTTATTAGACAACCACTACAATAGTTTTTCTCTTTGGTCTCGTCGTAAAATCATTTGTAAACAAAATAAAGGAATAATATTAGTTGCACGGTAACCACAACTCATACAATATTAGGATAGTGGTCTTAtagttctaaaaaaatctatcTAGCATATAAGtcggttgtttcgcgaaacaatgaccttcttctcccttctccctctctctcttccacatTAGCAAAAATCATATGTGACATTATATGAGATGACCTACAACTACAAAACTGTTAGCATATAGCAGTGTACCAGCCTTTATGTCAAATGAACCACCTCCTCACTACCTTTGATCCTGTTCTCCTTTTCCTTGTCAGGAAATGGTGCCACGTGGGTATTTGGGATTTGGGGTCTTTTTTTCTCAAGGACCTTAAGTTATTTTAGTGCTTATTAAATATTTTATTGCTCACTGGTTTAGTAATCGTTAGCTTTCTtaaaaagaagcaaaaaatTCTCTAACGGCTAAACACTAACAGGTAGTACAAATAAGAAACAGGAAATTTCAAATATCGTTTCCCTGACGGCAGGACTAGAACGACATGGAAAAatataagatgaaatggatggtAGGCATATTTTGTAAAGATGAAaaaagatgcatgcatgtgatACGGAtcatcaggaaaaaaaaaagttaaaggcGTGGAATTGGATCCGGCCAGCTTCTGCATGTACGTATGTAGTAGTGATTTTGGAGCCGACCTTTATACATGTGATGCTCTCTGTAACAGTGAGTATGTGTTACGTAGCTAAATTCGGTTTAAGCGTCTTTTAGAACACAAAATTCTCAAAATGTATCCTATGTGTTTGCAAAACGCAGGAAAGATTGAAAATGAGTTTTTATCCGAATACACAGTACTGCATGGAAAACATAGGAAACAGGAGAGTCGTATTAATTTTTGTCCTAAATTTCTTTCTCAGTAGGAATTTGAAAAGAATTGTTGGTAAACATGAATTCATTAATTTGTTCCAACATGCCTTGGTAGCAAAATGAGCTAGGTGATGGGGATGGACGGATGGGATGGCTGTCCAAATTAAATTGGCACATATCCATTGGACCATGGCATCGGATAAGGAAGAATTTGGTGGACCAATCAGAATAAAAGCAGGTAGTAGTAAAGGcttgtatttatttatttatttaaataatCTGGGAAAAGGGAAATGTTATGCTATACAGCAGAAAAGGCAGCACCTGACCTGCAGGCCTCCAGGGAAGGGGGATGGATAATCATAATGCTATGCTATATATGGATATGATCTAATTACTAACTAATTTTAATTATAGATGATTTAACTTCCATTAttattatgcatgcatgcaacaaaAGCATACGTAGTACATACCTTTGGAAGCCATTGAATTGAATGGTTGATGACCCGTTGCTGTTCAATTATCAAATCAGCAGCAAAGGCTTCTTCAATTCAAttccgaggaggaggcggtgtcgCCTGGCAGCGGCTAAGCTTCTTCAATTCAATTCTCCCCTGGGATATATAGTAGGCTATGCATGTGAGATCGATTACATATACTAGTGGCGGAGATCCTCCATGGATCTATCCTAGCAGCAGCTCTCTATCAGCAGGCTGTGCATGGTGGTATGGCCATGGCATGGAGGCTCATCATTGCTGATGATGGgattgcagcagcagcaggaggaggacacATCGATCAGGACATCGGATCGGAGGAGAGGGTCTGTAATTGTACAGTACACTAGTACTGGCATCAGTACACCAGCTAGTAATTATTAGGAGATGATAGATAGATGCAAGTGGATCCCAtcagagaggaagaggaggaggacgacgagctgGGAGAGAGGCATCGTCGTCCATGACCACGACGCGCCACTACGTACTAGTCACACTAGCTAGAGGATCGATCGAGCAGCCAGCAGACCCATCAAGCTTGTAGCACGGCCGGCCCATGCTTATTGCTTCTAGCCCCTGTACGTCGGCCCATGATCCAGGACTCTTCCATTGGAATTGGCCTAAGCATTATGGCCGATTCTGTTTCATAACGAGAGCCCGTGGTGGCCACCACAGAGATAGAGCTGAGGAGCTCACCCTTCAGAGGTTCGGGATGTCACTTGGGTGCTGAGGAATATTTGGAGTTGGGCTGGTGGAATTGAAGGAAGCTTGTATGGTGTCGGGCCGGGCCAGGAGTGACGGAGCAGGCTGGGTGAAAAAAGCAAAACTGGTAAACGAAACCAATTGGTGGGCTGGGCTGCATGTTGGGACGGTATCGGTGGCCCAACTGGTAAACGAAACCAATTATCAAGAATGATCGATCATACAAGACGGCACTCGTTGTTTCTTCGAGCAAATGGATCATTATAGAATATATTGCAATGCAATGTGATAAAACAACCCAGGTAGATGGATGGAGGTACTTGAGCTGACAATGGAAGCagctagctactagctagcGTTACACCAGCGTTAACTAACACAAGAATGCTGGAATAATGACCGGTACGATTAAGCTTGCAAATCGATGGAAGCACTACTAGCTCGTAGATCGATGAAGTAAGGTAGACATGCATGACATCAGAAGCTAATTAAATAATAATTAATTATGTGGAGTATATATAATTTAGATTATTATTAGTTGGtggatgtagagcaggaggaggaCTTGGAGCTGCTGCACTCGTCCTTGAGGCCAGTGCTCTTGGTGGGGAAGAGGTCCAGGGTTTTCAGAGGGCGACGGCAGCATGGCGGCAGCTCGTCGGAGCTGCCGCCGGATGCGGTGGCGGCGTTGCAGTGCTCCATCGTCTCCCACTCCTCCGGCTGCTGATGGTTGCTCTGCATAGCCTTGCCTCCAGCTCCTGCAGCTGCCGGAACAGCTGGAAGGgtggctgcctgctgctgctgctggtgccccAAGTAGCCCCCCTGTCGATCGATCGATTAATTATTAGGTACATATGGTGGCCATGGTGAGAATAATTGATTTGACAAGTTAATACcacatacatatatacacaTACATACCAGGTGGTGCGGCATGAAGCTGCAGGTTGCGtatgggtggtggtggtggtgcagctGCATCACAGCCGGGTGCACACCGGcggtgctgctgccgccggccggaCCGGGaccgggaggaggagccacgGCGGCGGTCTGCTGCTGGTGGCGGGCGCAGAGGCGTCGGCGGAGACGCTGGCGCTCGCGTGCCTTGTGGTTCTGGAACCAGTAGAAGACATTCTTGCCCTCGATGCGGCCGTAGTAGGCGAGGTGCGCCGTGATCTGCTGGATCTCCGCCGCGTTCGGCGTCCTCACGCCGCTGCGGTACATCTCCTCCAGGATCATCAGCTGCTCCGGCGTCGGGCACCAACGGGTCGACGGCGTCTGAGGCATTAGATATATATTGATCGATCTGCTAGCTATAGATTGATCTTCCTAGCTGCTAGCTACTAATGAATATATATAATTGATCGACCAAGGTGtgtgctagctagctgctaTATATGTAGCTACTATGCCTGATGATCAAGTAGCAGCTCCTATGCCTGATGATCAACTGATGAAACTACCACTCCATCAGTTGGTTGGATGGAAGAAAGGTGATCCTCCGGCCATCAGTTATATAGGGAAAGCTAGCCAGCCAGCAGCTACTAATACTAGCTAGGGCATATGcgacaggaggaagaagaaggctagCTGTCTAGGGCACAGGCAGCTGCAGAGGATCGAGAGATGAGACAGATTGGCGCAGCCCAGAGTTAGTAGCTTCTTTGACCAACAACTAACGCCCACAGGCCTGCTCTGCTTGCTACTACTGCCTGCCCCCGTGCGAAGTAAATTGGCGGTGCAGAGCCAAATTTACAAGCTCTGTTGCAAGTAATTAAAAGCTGCCTGCGCTTGCCTTCTTTAATTTATGTACAATTACATACATATAAGTGCTCTCGatcatatatataattatatgtTACTGCATGCATTAACATGGTCATCCTATCATAAAATTCAAATGAACATATATACATTTTTACCCTTACAAATTGATAAGGCCATACTCtcagtttccttttttttttataaataaagTTGAGCGATGCATCTTCATGGAGCTGTGGTATGTGCCCCCAAGTTCATCTCGGTTATTAACCGAGAAGATCATGTTAACAATATTTCCAACACTGAGGCCCTCCCATCTTCTCCAAATTTGGCTGACATCGTCGCTGCCCTATGTGACTCTCCGCTCGAGTTCGTTGATGCATGGAGCTTAGATCTTTAGTATTTCCCTATGTCACACAAGACGAGCAAAGCCATGTTGGATGCCATGTGTGGTACCTTATTAGCCACATCAGGCAGTAAGCAGGATAAAATATAATGGCAATTGGCACCTCTGCTGGGAAGTATGAAAACGCATAAAACTTACACGCATAATACCATTACATTACAAAGTGAGATGTATATATGTTGGTATTTGAAAATCCTTATTACTTGCATTGCAGATATCCCTTAAGAAGAAAGGGAGTAAATGACTGATCGGACCGAGCTGACATAAGTACTAACTTGGATGTGTAGAAGGGAATAGAAGAGGGAGGCAGACAAGAAGGGAGGATACGTTATTGCGCCCTGCTGTCCCTTCTACTGGCATGACATTCATGGG
This portion of the Setaria viridis chromosome 7, Setaria_viridis_v4.0, whole genome shotgun sequence genome encodes:
- the LOC117863612 gene encoding phototropin-1A isoform X2; amino-acid sequence: MASKGLPRDSRGSLEVFNPNAASASAAASIRPAKPTSPFLLPPPAADDAAAVGRAAQRAAEWGLVLQTDDHTGRPQGVTARPSGGSASASTRTSDSLDGIPRTLPRVSEELRAALSAFQQTFVVSDATRPDHPILYASAGFFNMTGYSSNEVVGRNCRFLQGSGTDPAEIAKIRHALAAGSNYCGRVLNYKKDGTPFWNLLTVAPIKDEDGRVLKFIGMQVEVSKYTEGTKDTAVRPNGLPESLIKYDARQKDQARSSVSELLFALKNPRSLSESRNSTFKRKSQESEGVFSTQVPGKRSSESGSRRNSRSGIRSSLQKISEVPEGGNKTRKSGLRSFMGFLGMGHGNVEKNMLKPRDDPLVDSDDERPESFDDDFRRKEMRRGIDLATTLERIEKNFVITDPRLPDNPIIFASDSFLQLTEYSREEILGRNCRFLQGPETDRGTVKKIRDAIDNQTEVTVQLINYTKSGKKFWNLFHLQPMRDQKGDVQYFIGVQLDGTERVRDAAAKDGAMLIKNTADNIDEAAKELPDANLRPEDLWANHSKPVLPKPHMKDTASWRAIQKVLESGESIDLKHFRPVKPLGSGDTGSVHLVELLGTGEYFAMKAMDKSVMLNRNKVHRATAERQILDMLDHPFLPTLYASFQTKTHICLITDYYSGGELFMLLDRQPMKVLKEDAVRFYAAEVVTALEYLHCQGIIYRDLKPENILLNRDGHMSLTDFDLSCLTSCQPQVFLSEESDKKKRRRKSRGSPIFFAEPMRASNSFVGTEEYIAPEIITGAGHTSAVDWWALGILLYEMLYGYTPFRGKTRQRTFANILHKDMRFPASVEVSLAGRQLMYRLLHRDPANRLGSYEGASEIKRHPFFRGINWALVRAAAPPKLAQVEVEAPPLQLQETAAAAAALTDMF
- the LOC117863612 gene encoding phototropin-1A isoform X1, whose amino-acid sequence is MTWLTDAGLPRDSRGSLEVFNPNAASASAAASIRPAKPTSPFLLPPPAADDAAAVGRAAQRAAEWGLVLQTDDHTGRPQGVTARPSGGSASASTRTSDSLDGIPRTLPRVSEELRAALSAFQQTFVVSDATRPDHPILYASAGFFNMTGYSSNEVVGRNCRFLQGSGTDPAEIAKIRHALAAGSNYCGRVLNYKKDGTPFWNLLTVAPIKDEDGRVLKFIGMQVEVSKYTEGTKDTAVRPNGLPESLIKYDARQKDQARSSVSELLFALKNPRSLSESRNSTFKRKSQESEGVFSTQVPGKRSSESGSRRNSRSGIRSSLQKISEVPEGGNKTRKSGLRSFMGFLGMGHGNVEKNMLKPRDDPLVDSDDERPESFDDDFRRKEMRRGIDLATTLERIEKNFVITDPRLPDNPIIFASDSFLQLTEYSREEILGRNCRFLQGPETDRGTVKKIRDAIDNQTEVTVQLINYTKSGKKFWNLFHLQPMRDQKGDVQYFIGVQLDGTERVRDAAAKDGAMLIKNTADNIDEAAKELPDANLRPEDLWANHSKPVLPKPHMKDTASWRAIQKVLESGESIDLKHFRPVKPLGSGDTGSVHLVELLGTGEYFAMKAMDKSVMLNRNKVHRATAERQILDMLDHPFLPTLYASFQTKTHICLITDYYSGGELFMLLDRQPMKVLKEDAVRFYAAEVVTALEYLHCQGIIYRDLKPENILLNRDGHMSLTDFDLSCLTSCQPQVFLSEESDKKKRRRKSRGSPIFFAEPMRASNSFVGTEEYIAPEIITGAGHTSAVDWWALGILLYEMLYGYTPFRGKTRQRTFANILHKDMRFPASVEVSLAGRQLMYRLLHRDPANRLGSYEGASEIKRHPFFRGINWALVRAAAPPKLAQVEVEAPPLQLQETAAAAAALTDMF
- the LOC117863614 gene encoding WUSCHEL-related homeobox 3A, whose translation is MPQTPSTRWCPTPEQLMILEEMYRSGVRTPNAAEIQQITAHLAYYGRIEGKNVFYWFQNHKARERQRLRRRLCARHQQQTAAVAPPPGPGPAGGSSTAGVHPAVMQLHHHHHPYATCSFMPHHLGGYLGHQQQQQAATLPAVPAAAGAGGKAMQSNHQQPEEWETMEHCNAATASGGSSDELPPCCRRPLKTLDLFPTKSTGLKDECSSSKSSSCSTSTN